The Campylobacter sp. RM16189 genome has a segment encoding these proteins:
- a CDS encoding flagellin, whose translation MRITNQLMKFNDTYNYQVNMKELYRLNTQISSGLKIQNSFENSSIYNDGMRLDYEVATLNQVQDATSKAGSFSLNTDKALKEFKEKLELFKTKLVQAGNEHHSKTSREALANDLQGIKNHLVNIANTSINGQFLFSGSAINTKPINGTTNQYFGNSQEMRVVGGSQVKLAYNMPGEELFLGRDGDYNKHISTNVMLTDQSVLNRHDNIKYLNEESKIRNMIGFNYVKDEKTLSDLDFGGPNAKSFQNTTFYLQGKKPDGTTFTSKFQMTADASIKDLMEKIGTEYGNTPNNRVVDVTINNEGQFNIKDLSKGNQVIDFHMMGVTRKLDNDQALTAANINAASNHFNTTNSLVDLEAMVNANPNDFVVTEFVKSNYKDINGDKTNAFDYDRVKFKNEGRHVVGTISQIARKSGEFATDNTTLSEVAGTKNLYDGESGKYNIDGQSLQMSIKSKHGGKYTIDLDFEAAGNAKIRITGNDPAGNAVGYNSRVWDSFYNATTNQANGIQTASKNMTFKQLNDIISFTVNDNIPAVDDNFNAYKQAIKDAQGSVEVNMDHRGRIKITDKQNTNTPIEVAIFDRRNSDIFAGDSTGNTPATSQGVGSVFTFSANNALDIDVPSVDIFSDLDNMIEAVRLGQYRADSNGPDPRNSGIQGAIERIDHIFDHVNKLHTKVGALSNSLKDTNTRASILSVNVKTVKSEIVDADYGETYMHLMQKMMSYQAMLQSVAKVNQLTLLNYM comes from the coding sequence ATGCGTATTACAAATCAACTAATGAAATTTAACGATACATACAACTACCAAGTAAATATGAAGGAACTTTATAGGCTCAATACCCAAATTTCAAGCGGATTAAAGATACAAAATTCATTTGAGAATAGCAGTATTTATAATGACGGCATGAGGCTTGATTATGAGGTTGCAACTCTAAATCAAGTTCAAGACGCGACCTCTAAGGCTGGCAGCTTTTCTCTTAATACAGATAAAGCCTTAAAAGAATTTAAAGAAAAACTTGAATTATTTAAAACAAAGCTTGTTCAAGCTGGAAATGAACATCATTCAAAAACCTCAAGAGAGGCTTTGGCGAATGATCTGCAAGGCATAAAAAACCATCTTGTAAATATCGCAAACACATCTATAAATGGACAGTTTTTATTCTCTGGAAGCGCTATTAATACAAAGCCAATAAATGGCACTACAAATCAGTATTTTGGAAATTCTCAAGAGATGAGAGTGGTCGGAGGCTCACAGGTTAAGCTAGCTTATAATATGCCAGGAGAAGAGTTGTTCTTAGGTAGAGACGGTGATTATAACAAGCATATAAGCACAAATGTAATGCTAACCGATCAAAGCGTTTTAAATAGACATGATAATATAAAATATCTGAACGAAGAGAGCAAAATCAGAAATATGATCGGATTTAACTATGTTAAGGATGAGAAAACTCTATCCGATTTGGATTTTGGCGGACCTAATGCAAAATCATTTCAGAATACGACATTTTATCTACAAGGCAAAAAGCCTGACGGAACAACTTTTACAAGTAAATTCCAAATGACAGCTGACGCTTCCATAAAAGATCTCATGGAAAAAATCGGAACCGAATACGGAAATACTCCAAATAATAGAGTTGTAGATGTCACGATAAATAACGAAGGGCAATTTAATATCAAAGATCTATCAAAAGGAAATCAGGTAATAGATTTTCATATGATGGGCGTCACAAGAAAATTAGACAATGATCAAGCTCTGACCGCTGCCAATATCAATGCAGCTTCTAATCATTTTAATACTACTAATAGTCTTGTAGACTTAGAAGCTATGGTAAATGCAAATCCAAATGACTTTGTGGTAACGGAATTTGTTAAAAGCAATTACAAAGATATAAATGGTGATAAAACCAATGCCTTTGATTATGATAGAGTGAAATTTAAAAATGAAGGCAGGCATGTTGTAGGTACCATCTCTCAGATTGCAAGAAAAAGCGGAGAATTTGCGACAGATAATACCACATTAAGTGAGGTTGCCGGAACTAAAAATTTATACGATGGCGAAAGCGGAAAATATAATATTGATGGACAATCTTTACAGATGAGTATCAAGTCAAAGCATGGCGGAAAATATACAATTGATTTGGATTTTGAAGCTGCTGGAAATGCGAAAATAAGAATTACCGGAAACGATCCTGCTGGAAATGCTGTTGGTTATAATTCTAGAGTCTGGGATAGCTTTTATAATGCTACTACAAATCAAGCTAATGGTATCCAAACAGCATCTAAAAATATGACATTTAAACAATTAAATGATATTATCTCATTTACAGTTAATGATAATATTCCTGCAGTTGATGATAACTTTAATGCATATAAACAGGCCATTAAAGATGCTCAAGGTAGTGTAGAGGTAAATATGGATCATAGAGGAAGAATTAAGATAACTGATAAGCAAAATACAAATACTCCTATTGAGGTTGCTATTTTTGATAGAAGAAATTCGGATATTTTTGCCGGTGATAGCACTGGTAATACTCCGGCTACTTCTCAAGGAGTTGGCTCTGTTTTTACCTTTTCTGCGAACAACGCACTTGATATAGATGTGCCAAGCGTGGATATATTTAGCGATCTTGATAATATGATAGAGGCTGTAAGACTAGGACAGTATCGTGCCGATTCAAATGGACCAGATCCTAGAAATTCTGGAATCCAAGGCGCAATAGAGAGGATAGATCATATATTTGATCACGTAAATAAGCTACATACCAAGGTAGGTGCTCTTTCTAACTCATTAAAAGACACAAATACAAGAGCAAGCATACTATCGGTAAATGTTAAAACAGTAAAATCAGAGATAGTAGATGCCGACTACGGTGAGACTTATATGCATCTTATGCAAAAAATGATGTCATATCAAGCTATGTTGCAATCTGTTGCAAAGGTTAATCAGCTAACTCTATTAAACTATATGTAA